Proteins found in one Acidobacteriota bacterium genomic segment:
- a CDS encoding MFS transporter: MTSPVSESSEPIPTSRFAVLAACLLILVALIDSQVVGAITPQIAFGLHAAKPTVAASVTGYSLAAAAVALGLGRYSRRIRPGTWLPIAALIFSAASLLAAFAPHVSVFFLARSLAGLAGGLISALAIAALANASSYAKRGKQMSGVAVSYFLAPVLGVPLGTYLTGLYSWRVVFGVSAVLVALAGLLVRMFPLPDSGLGHSSAPAAGSTEPTPVSPLKTLWEMATRSRSTAVGIISAFFVSGGLVGFTTYLGTWLSDAFHTTSNQVGLIYATAGLGAVVGGAIGGVMADRFGKQQVAVRSSLGMVVLLLIVPTFHWSTTLFILIGLAAFLASLRVAPLQALITELVKPEERAAYVALRNGSSQLGIATAAVAGAELYRGFGFVGVGLFCAGLTLLAWKSIQWVHDPQARLDHRHQELTFGYRVMRAGIRVTLMLAIFIFLIVPYLLSLFITKPPTRPDERNRKDTPAVHGASFENVTFTASDRNQVSGWYLPNTSTNTTFIIAHGQFRSRYEGLQRGVDFWKAGNSVLLFDMRHHGQSRAEFSSIGFYERRDILAAIEYVRTRTPQTQIVLLGISMGAASTLMAAAEAQNIRAVIAESSFLSLRDAVYHHVSMMNLPTFPFAPILLWITAWRLGFAPDDYDVRAAVGQISCPILFIGSGEDTRMPNETVLEPLFTAARNPLKQKFIVAGARHGHAYEVAPREYQKIVAQFLRSISM; encoded by the coding sequence ATGACGTCCCCTGTCTCGGAGTCTTCCGAACCGATTCCTACTTCACGCTTTGCCGTTCTGGCAGCCTGTTTACTCATCCTTGTTGCGCTGATTGACTCGCAGGTCGTCGGCGCCATCACCCCGCAAATCGCCTTTGGCCTCCACGCGGCCAAGCCCACGGTGGCGGCCAGCGTGACTGGGTATTCGCTGGCTGCGGCTGCCGTGGCCCTCGGATTAGGCCGCTACAGTCGCCGAATCCGCCCAGGCACCTGGCTTCCGATTGCCGCCTTGATTTTTTCAGCCGCCAGCCTTCTTGCTGCTTTTGCCCCCCACGTTTCCGTTTTTTTTCTGGCGCGGTCGCTTGCCGGGCTGGCGGGCGGGTTGATTTCGGCACTGGCTATTGCGGCTCTCGCCAATGCTTCGAGTTATGCCAAACGCGGAAAGCAAATGAGCGGCGTGGCTGTCAGTTACTTTCTGGCGCCAGTGTTGGGGGTTCCGCTTGGAACGTACCTGACGGGACTGTATAGCTGGCGTGTGGTGTTTGGCGTTTCAGCCGTACTCGTCGCCCTGGCGGGTCTGCTGGTACGAATGTTTCCCTTGCCTGATAGCGGGCTGGGGCATTCATCGGCCCCGGCTGCCGGATCCACTGAACCCACACCTGTCTCTCCGTTGAAAACCCTCTGGGAAATGGCCACCCGTTCCCGTTCGACGGCAGTTGGAATCATCAGCGCCTTTTTTGTTTCTGGTGGGCTGGTTGGGTTTACCACCTACCTTGGAACATGGCTCTCAGATGCGTTTCATACCACTTCCAATCAGGTGGGCTTAATTTATGCCACGGCAGGACTTGGAGCGGTTGTCGGTGGAGCCATTGGCGGTGTGATGGCTGACCGGTTTGGCAAACAACAGGTCGCCGTCCGCAGCAGCCTGGGAATGGTTGTATTGCTGCTGATCGTGCCCACGTTTCACTGGAGTACGACCCTTTTTATTCTGATTGGACTGGCGGCTTTTCTGGCTTCGCTCCGGGTTGCTCCCCTTCAGGCACTCATCACCGAACTCGTCAAACCTGAAGAACGCGCCGCATATGTGGCACTCCGAAACGGGTCTTCTCAGCTTGGAATTGCAACTGCTGCCGTTGCTGGGGCCGAACTTTACCGAGGATTTGGCTTTGTGGGCGTGGGTTTATTTTGTGCCGGGTTAACGCTTCTGGCCTGGAAGAGCATTCAGTGGGTTCACGATCCACAGGCCAGACTTGACCACCGCCATCAGGAACTCACCTTTGGCTACCGTGTAATGCGGGCCGGAATTCGAGTTACGCTCATGCTGGCTATCTTTATTTTCTTGATTGTGCCGTATTTGCTCAGTTTATTTATTACCAAACCACCCACCCGTCCTGACGAGCGGAATCGAAAAGACACGCCAGCGGTGCATGGCGCTTCGTTTGAGAATGTAACCTTTACCGCTTCTGATCGAAATCAAGTTTCCGGCTGGTATCTCCCCAACACAAGCACCAATACCACGTTTATCATTGCTCATGGCCAGTTTCGATCCAGGTATGAAGGGCTGCAGCGCGGGGTTGATTTCTGGAAAGCCGGGAACAGCGTGCTCCTCTTTGACATGCGCCATCACGGACAAAGCCGGGCAGAGTTTTCGTCAATTGGGTTTTATGAACGGCGGGACATCCTGGCGGCAATTGAGTATGTCAGAACGCGTACGCCGCAAACCCAGATTGTCCTTCTGGGAATTTCAATGGGTGCGGCGTCAACGCTGATGGCCGCCGCCGAAGCCCAAAACATCCGGGCGGTGATTGCGGAGAGTAGCTTTCTTTCCCTGCGGGATGCGGTATACCATCACGTCTCAATGATGAACCTCCCGACGTTTCCCTTTGCACCGATTTTATTATGGATCACAGCCTGGCGGCTGGGGTTTGCTCCGGACGACTATGACGTTCGGGCAGCCGTGGGCCAAATCTCCTGTCCAATTTTATTTATTGGCAGTGGCGAAGATACCCGCATGCCGAATGAAACTGTGTTGGAGCCGCTCTTTACCGCCGCCCGCAACCCGCTTAAACAAAAGTTCATTGTCGCGGGTGCCCGCCACGGCCACGCCTATGAAGTCGCCCCTCGGGAGTATCAAAAAATTGTGGCTCAATTTCTCAGAAGTATCAGTATGTAA
- a CDS encoding carboxymuconolactone decarboxylase family protein, translating to MSKINVAELPVNGTPVDKEAQSEPLIPVTNTESTSYSMLEPRMKKVYGAYYKELYFTPERRVLSPKVQELISIAASLVAKCEGCIDGHMKKALELGATKEEISETICIAAAINAASIIDLSDGTAARLGLNHFPSKPRPKQEE from the coding sequence ATGAGTAAAATCAACGTCGCAGAATTACCCGTGAATGGCACTCCGGTTGACAAAGAAGCCCAGTCAGAACCATTGATTCCAGTTACCAACACTGAATCAACATCCTACTCAATGCTTGAGCCACGGATGAAGAAAGTGTACGGCGCTTATTATAAAGAGCTGTACTTCACCCCGGAGCGCCGGGTATTGTCCCCGAAAGTCCAGGAATTGATCTCCATTGCGGCCTCTCTCGTTGCCAAGTGCGAAGGCTGTATTGACGGCCATATGAAAAAAGCCCTCGAACTTGGCGCCACCAAAGAAGAAATCAGCGAAACCATCTGCATCGCGGCAGCAATCAATGCGGCATCCATTATTGATCTGAGTGATGGCACCGCCGCCCGGCTGGGGTTAAACCACTTTCCCAGCAAACCACGTCCGAAGCAGGAAGAGTAA
- a CDS encoding PEGA domain-containing protein, whose protein sequence is MFYLLMLRSVFIFLVFICTVPVYGQKPVLVVRNPGKPNTPPPKPRVGKTNLAISTTPAEAEVYVNGDKSGVSDSTGSLILEFTPNRTYQIEVRKPEYEPFVKSYRPQVNKTEVLPVRLVAKFAPLVLAGVPEGASLMLDTQPVKLEDLQVDGKQITFPKLATGTHTLRIEHADWMPWEDKVEVRPDDPNGNVVSPPLIAALVKVTIASVVGATVYVDDADRGTITPDGSLVIPNVRPGVRTIRVVKDDYFETKLTETLAVGEKSLKIDLTPIPSSAEFSDRFNAGLGKWEAPAGWTVNKGLVVKGEGTGQPMDKVYRDFDVDFDIQFLNGKGASWVVRARTTNAYVFYLSGPGGKYPGEFRGYVSRNGQLDLDKPIEAPPILTDIKPNLYYHVHIEVRGNRIKHELIPSSGPDAGQVMPLGFLEDPQNSFKLGNFGFRTVQGEEFQVNAFFIKPLDAK, encoded by the coding sequence TTGTTTTACCTTCTCATGCTTCGATCTGTATTTATATTTCTGGTTTTTATCTGCACGGTACCGGTTTACGGGCAAAAACCAGTACTTGTTGTCCGCAATCCTGGCAAACCCAATACTCCACCTCCCAAACCTCGGGTTGGAAAGACGAACTTGGCCATTTCAACCACCCCAGCCGAAGCCGAAGTTTACGTCAACGGCGACAAGTCTGGGGTTTCCGATTCGACCGGCTCTCTCATTCTTGAATTTACTCCCAACCGCACCTACCAGATCGAAGTCCGCAAACCTGAGTATGAGCCGTTTGTCAAATCATACCGGCCACAGGTGAATAAAACCGAAGTTTTACCGGTCCGGTTGGTGGCCAAATTTGCCCCGCTGGTATTGGCCGGTGTTCCTGAAGGCGCCAGTTTGATGCTCGATACCCAGCCCGTCAAACTTGAAGACCTGCAGGTTGATGGGAAACAAATCACATTTCCAAAGCTCGCGACCGGGACGCACACCTTGCGCATTGAACATGCCGACTGGATGCCCTGGGAAGACAAAGTTGAGGTTCGGCCAGATGACCCAAATGGTAATGTTGTTAGCCCTCCTCTGATTGCAGCACTGGTCAAAGTTACGATTGCGTCGGTAGTTGGGGCGACCGTGTATGTGGATGACGCTGATCGGGGAACGATCACCCCGGATGGCTCGCTGGTGATTCCAAATGTTCGACCGGGCGTGCGTACGATTCGCGTGGTCAAAGATGATTACTTTGAGACCAAATTGACCGAAACTCTGGCGGTTGGGGAAAAATCACTCAAGATTGACCTGACACCGATTCCGTCTTCGGCTGAATTCAGCGACCGGTTTAACGCTGGGCTTGGCAAGTGGGAAGCCCCTGCTGGCTGGACGGTTAACAAAGGGCTCGTCGTCAAAGGCGAAGGCACCGGGCAGCCAATGGACAAGGTGTATCGTGACTTTGATGTGGACTTCGATATCCAGTTCTTAAATGGGAAAGGGGCTTCGTGGGTGGTCCGGGCACGCACCACCAATGCCTATGTATTTTATCTTTCGGGCCCAGGCGGGAAGTATCCAGGTGAGTTTCGGGGCTATGTTTCTCGCAACGGGCAACTGGATCTGGACAAACCAATTGAAGCGCCCCCAATTTTGACCGACATCAAACCAAATTTGTATTACCACGTGCATATTGAAGTTCGCGGCAACCGGATCAAACACGAACTGATTCCCAGTTCCGGGCCCGATGCTGGTCAAGTGATGCCGCTTGGTTTTTTAGAAGACCCACAAAACAGCTTTAAACTCGGGAATTTTGGCTTCCGAACTGTGCAGGGAGAAGAATTCCAGGTCAATGCGTTTTTTATTAAACCTCTGGATGCAAAGTAA
- a CDS encoding delta-aminolevulinic acid dehydratase produces MNLTDVQHHFDRLADYCIQENWCGHDPYDGLNATLWQYIPLPGKLARIAWIQLCKRSPINFRSVVGVAKCANPKGHGLAVRALLRRAAWAASQGEAPKRFEDHARALLAELDGMRSTGCSGTAWGYPFDWQSRAFFVPQGSPSVVCTTFVAQAYLDAYERFGDTRYLDTARQACDFILKDLARTPDQHDPSTFCFSYTQLDQTRVHNASLLGAALLARVYSFTQEPALRKAAMGAARFSIRHQRKDGSWPYGEASNQQWIDSFHTGFNLICLDEIRRFADFPEAAQAIDQGFHFYCRFFFLPDGKPKYYHNRLYPIDIHAAAQAFVTLAQLKHQDALAQERLESCLDWTLKNMRSPKGYFYFQKTPLYTNRISYLRWSQTWMLFGLSALLKAEKSSGSGLRAWG; encoded by the coding sequence ATGAATCTGACCGACGTTCAGCACCATTTTGACCGACTGGCCGACTATTGCATCCAGGAAAACTGGTGTGGGCATGATCCTTATGATGGATTGAATGCCACCCTCTGGCAGTACATACCACTTCCGGGGAAACTGGCCCGGATTGCCTGGATTCAATTGTGCAAGCGTTCGCCAATCAATTTCCGATCCGTGGTTGGTGTCGCGAAATGCGCAAATCCAAAAGGACATGGGCTGGCGGTTCGGGCTTTGCTGAGACGGGCTGCCTGGGCCGCATCACAAGGCGAGGCTCCAAAGCGATTTGAAGATCACGCCCGTGCGTTGCTCGCCGAACTTGATGGAATGCGCTCGACTGGATGCAGCGGCACCGCCTGGGGCTACCCGTTTGACTGGCAATCTCGCGCTTTTTTCGTTCCACAAGGGTCACCCTCCGTTGTCTGCACCACGTTTGTGGCTCAGGCGTATCTCGATGCGTATGAGCGGTTTGGTGACACCAGGTATCTCGATACAGCCCGTCAGGCGTGTGATTTTATTCTCAAAGATCTGGCCCGGACACCAGACCAACACGACCCATCTACTTTCTGCTTTAGTTATACCCAGCTTGACCAAACCCGCGTGCATAACGCCAGTTTGCTCGGCGCGGCCCTGCTGGCACGAGTGTATTCCTTCACGCAGGAACCGGCACTCCGGAAAGCCGCAATGGGAGCAGCCAGATTCAGCATTCGTCACCAGCGAAAGGATGGTTCGTGGCCCTATGGTGAAGCTTCGAACCAGCAATGGATTGACAGTTTCCACACCGGGTTCAATCTCATCTGTCTGGATGAAATTCGCCGGTTTGCCGATTTCCCCGAAGCCGCTCAGGCCATTGACCAGGGCTTTCATTTTTATTGTCGGTTCTTTTTCTTGCCGGATGGGAAGCCAAAGTACTACCACAACCGCCTGTATCCGATTGATATCCATGCCGCCGCCCAGGCGTTTGTGACACTGGCACAATTGAAGCATCAGGACGCGTTAGCCCAGGAACGCCTCGAATCGTGCCTTGATTGGACGCTCAAAAATATGCGTTCTCCTAAAGGTTACTTTTACTTTCAAAAGACACCGCTATACACTAATCGAATCTCTTATCTTCGCTGGTCACAAACCTGGATGCTCTTTGGTCTTTCGGCTCTGTTGAAGGCTGAAAAATCCTCGGGCTCAGGGCTCAGGGCTTGGGGCTGA
- a CDS encoding tetratricopeptide repeat protein: MKAVTLYRSLGMLALTLMLGTVSVWAAPAGGSKFNHTTKSKEAKQYFDQAILALENYALPPQINKLAKKAIDLDPDYALATYIYGVTMTPPQDPVPVVQKAFDLGKKASDGERRYLEAVQLIRQQKATEALPILKELATQFPDERMVQMMLGQVSVNTGNRADAKAAFEKARQLDASTARVHGFLGNVALMDGQFSQARELFKAALSKKAPGAMPFNAHYGLVYADVYEGKHEKAIKHLEAFYAEYIKSEAPKFFPPVFIWNSIGRINLESGNAEAAIKAYEKGYESVPGSNLNEDDKKTWFGRMHHGRARALAKLGKYDEAWKEAELIKKMIEEGGDKGKQYWTSYHYVAGYIKLEKGEIPAAVEHLKQADQTDQFHRLLLARAYEKSGDKENAKLIYTELAKQPLPNLETALAYPEAKKKLKG; encoded by the coding sequence ATGAAAGCAGTAACCCTGTATCGTTCCCTCGGCATGCTCGCTCTGACACTCATGCTCGGAACCGTTTCCGTTTGGGCAGCCCCCGCAGGCGGCAGCAAATTTAATCACACGACCAAATCCAAAGAAGCCAAACAGTATTTTGATCAGGCAATTCTGGCCCTTGAAAATTACGCCCTCCCCCCACAAATCAATAAACTGGCCAAGAAAGCCATTGATCTCGACCCAGACTATGCCCTGGCCACTTATATTTATGGTGTGACGATGACTCCGCCACAGGATCCAGTTCCAGTCGTTCAAAAAGCATTTGATCTTGGCAAAAAAGCCTCGGATGGCGAACGTCGGTATCTGGAAGCGGTTCAACTGATCCGCCAACAAAAAGCGACGGAAGCTCTGCCGATTCTCAAAGAACTCGCAACCCAATTTCCAGATGAACGCATGGTTCAAATGATGCTGGGGCAGGTCTCGGTCAATACAGGAAACCGCGCCGATGCAAAGGCAGCCTTTGAAAAAGCACGTCAACTCGACGCCAGCACAGCCCGGGTTCATGGATTTCTGGGAAATGTGGCGCTGATGGACGGTCAATTCAGCCAGGCCCGTGAACTCTTTAAAGCAGCCCTGAGCAAAAAAGCACCTGGTGCGATGCCGTTTAATGCCCACTATGGTCTGGTGTACGCCGATGTGTATGAAGGAAAACACGAAAAGGCGATCAAACACCTGGAAGCCTTTTATGCCGAGTACATCAAATCGGAAGCACCTAAATTTTTCCCGCCAGTGTTTATCTGGAATTCGATTGGCCGAATCAACCTTGAATCTGGTAATGCGGAAGCGGCGATCAAAGCCTATGAAAAAGGCTATGAAAGCGTCCCAGGCAGCAATTTGAATGAAGATGACAAGAAAACCTGGTTTGGCCGCATGCATCATGGACGTGCCCGGGCACTGGCGAAACTTGGAAAATATGATGAAGCCTGGAAGGAAGCTGAATTGATCAAGAAAATGATCGAGGAAGGTGGTGATAAGGGCAAACAATACTGGACGTCATACCACTATGTGGCAGGGTATATCAAACTTGAAAAAGGTGAGATTCCAGCCGCGGTTGAACATCTGAAACAGGCCGATCAAACCGACCAGTTCCATCGGTTATTGCTGGCTCGCGCCTATGAAAAATCAGGCGACAAGGAAAATGCCAAACTCATCTACACGGAGCTGGCAAAACAGCCATTGCCAAACCTGGAAACAGCCCTCGCTTATCCCGAAGCCAAGAAAAAGCTCAAAGGATAA
- a CDS encoding SUMF1/EgtB/PvdO family nonheme iron enzyme, with product MTNDDQSTRPVPPSASLTTDPLIGTVFDGKYQILAKLGEGGMGAVYRAHHVHMDVDVAIKFLHHNLTEDPSILERFKREARAAVRINHPNATAVMDFGVLPDNTAYLVMEYLEGESLRDRIYRHTMTAAEAIEILSEACAAVDAAHKRGVIHRDLKPDNIFLKREADGKELVKVLDFGIAKLRDKGEPSHASLTEAGMLIGTPHYMSPEQCHGLELDSRSDVYSLGVIAYELLSGELPFNAPTSLGIVLKHINEEPRPLYIVNPNIPRELEKVVLRALSKRPDNRPSTAGQFAQELEAACAGNDVVSTANLEGEGIAFHTSMLSSPALVEEDRAETTDAPAIQTSLMSSPLGHAETSDAISVWHTQDGVPRETIANRAAPVKIQEKPRTVPREESGTLIASSSSLAKAEAYVPATAKPQLIEHSGGTLKMGAPHQPPRSPVGSISSADVPVPNPISTIFSIRNIAIATIMFVALVTGVLMVLPSSVLLKPAATITPEPPPQPPKFVLPENMVEIKGGTFMMGRNPGPGVPLDETPAHQVSVKDFAIGKYEVTCKEYAEFIKDSGYPAPSNWKDNRYAPGEENLPVTNVSWEDATKYCEWLAKKTGLSYRLPTEAEWEYAARSDDQRIYPWGNTFYTDNANTFELSLKRPLEINSPKHADDKSAFGVLGMAGNVSEWAATDYSPYPQSKAPPDPNLGKRQLKITRGSNFWGVKTNATTTYRQWDQPTVRQPYIGFRLVLDLPKDQK from the coding sequence ATGACAAACGATGATCAATCCACTCGCCCTGTGCCCCCATCTGCATCACTGACCACTGATCCGCTGATCGGAACTGTGTTTGACGGAAAGTATCAGATACTGGCCAAGCTTGGTGAAGGGGGGATGGGGGCCGTCTATCGAGCGCATCACGTCCATATGGATGTGGATGTGGCGATCAAATTCCTGCATCATAACCTCACGGAAGATCCATCAATTCTTGAACGGTTCAAACGTGAAGCTCGGGCCGCGGTGCGAATCAATCATCCGAATGCCACTGCGGTGATGGATTTTGGGGTCTTGCCCGACAATACCGCTTATTTGGTCATGGAATATCTCGAAGGCGAGTCCCTCCGGGATCGAATTTACCGTCATACCATGACCGCGGCTGAAGCAATTGAGATTTTGTCGGAAGCCTGTGCGGCAGTTGACGCGGCTCACAAACGAGGCGTGATTCACCGTGATCTCAAACCCGACAACATTTTTCTCAAGCGTGAAGCGGATGGGAAGGAACTGGTTAAAGTTCTTGATTTTGGGATTGCCAAACTTCGCGATAAGGGGGAACCCTCGCATGCCAGCTTGACTGAGGCTGGAATGTTGATTGGAACACCCCACTATATGTCACCCGAGCAATGCCACGGGTTGGAATTAGATTCACGGTCGGATGTGTATAGTCTTGGGGTCATCGCCTATGAGTTGTTATCTGGCGAACTTCCGTTTAATGCGCCGACCTCGCTTGGCATTGTGCTCAAACATATCAATGAAGAGCCGCGACCACTCTATATCGTCAATCCGAATATTCCGCGTGAACTGGAAAAGGTTGTGCTGCGGGCGCTCTCCAAACGACCCGATAATCGCCCATCCACGGCTGGCCAGTTTGCACAGGAACTCGAAGCCGCCTGTGCTGGCAACGATGTAGTTTCAACCGCCAATTTGGAAGGGGAGGGGATTGCCTTTCACACCTCAATGCTCAGTAGCCCGGCCCTGGTTGAAGAAGATCGGGCCGAAACCACCGATGCTCCCGCCATTCAGACCAGTTTGATGAGCAGTCCGCTCGGACACGCTGAAACTTCGGATGCGATTTCAGTCTGGCATACCCAGGATGGGGTGCCACGTGAAACGATAGCCAATCGGGCGGCACCGGTCAAAATTCAGGAAAAACCGCGCACGGTACCTCGTGAAGAAAGCGGCACGTTGATTGCATCGTCGAGTTCACTGGCCAAAGCCGAAGCTTATGTTCCAGCCACTGCCAAACCTCAACTGATTGAGCACTCTGGTGGAACACTCAAAATGGGGGCACCCCATCAGCCACCCCGATCACCAGTGGGATCCATTTCCTCAGCGGATGTGCCGGTGCCAAATCCGATCAGCACGATTTTTTCCATCCGGAATATTGCAATCGCGACTATCATGTTCGTCGCACTGGTAACTGGTGTATTGATGGTGCTTCCCAGCTCAGTATTGTTAAAACCAGCCGCTACCATTACTCCTGAGCCACCTCCTCAGCCTCCCAAATTTGTATTGCCTGAAAACATGGTTGAAATCAAAGGTGGGACATTTATGATGGGGCGGAATCCTGGACCGGGTGTTCCTCTGGATGAAACTCCGGCACACCAGGTTTCAGTAAAAGATTTTGCTATTGGGAAATATGAAGTCACATGCAAAGAGTATGCTGAGTTTATTAAAGACAGCGGGTACCCAGCCCCATCAAACTGGAAAGACAACCGCTATGCCCCAGGCGAAGAGAACTTACCTGTAACAAATGTTTCATGGGAGGATGCCACCAAATATTGTGAGTGGTTGGCGAAGAAAACAGGGCTTTCCTATCGGCTCCCGACTGAGGCTGAATGGGAGTATGCGGCTCGTTCAGATGATCAGCGGATTTATCCTTGGGGGAATACCTTCTACACAGATAATGCCAATACCTTTGAATTAAGTCTAAAGCGCCCACTTGAAATCAATTCACCCAAACACGCAGACGACAAAAGTGCCTTTGGGGTTTTGGGAATGGCTGGGAACGTTTCGGAGTGGGCAGCAACTGATTACTCGCCATATCCTCAAAGTAAGGCCCCTCCAGACCCAAATCTGGGGAAACGTCAATTAAAGATCACTCGTGGTTCAAATTTTTGGGGAGTAAAAACCAATGCAACCACAACATACCGGCAATGGGATCAACCAACGGTAAGGCAACCTTATATTGGATTTAGACTTGTACTTGATTTGCCGAAAGACCAGAAATAG
- a CDS encoding diguanylate cyclase, with protein sequence MPAEARTQKVPFSVRKRVLLMGTSVEVASHLQRTLRRSKVLQLHVITQSAALVATLADETFDYVLADLTLGYEAIWDDLLYLRQKLPEVPVVGLLNHPTPALESRARQEGVLTFLTPPFTSQAIRKTLTIATDRLSDHVAFHRSLAYIEASSQIHASLNLKEVVEAVVRGLTRLTPCQKIRILLSEIDLEKPALGFEATFSELGRPTIRPLDRDEASIELATASLQKETLYQENILTVPIRCEEDQVGSMSLRHPRSLRLKDHEIQLIENLARHLAIGVRNAQRYDAMHHSHNQIFLINEVGRQVASCLEFDTILTDIVDHVRRYFNYDIVALYLPILAGPQGQNHYLASRIGNDVVIRASVLDGDLGLIHYVMNTQQTVICHDLHRQTNWKGYHTGSRSKLVSPIWMEGNIAGTLEFESLDPHAFDSTDRRVAEDIAMQISVAVRNTRLYHDAQAAREYLQTVLDVAVDTAIISTDTQGHIITFSRGAEILFGRSTEEMVGNQVAPLFDESSAKATIEELFRTQSDEPWESDVRLVRHNGETFFAYVTVRPLRARQSPGYLFLLLDITQRLNLQERLHRLSITDELTGLYNKRYFTTLLPREISRSERQRSPLVLCYFDLDGFKKFNDSKGHVQGDLLLKWIGGLVQQAIRRNVDLPFRYGGDEFVLILPGTRAKDAAQVGERIRAAVERQYHGEVTVSFGVAEFCGETADELTTKADHIMYQAKHAGGNKVCVAED encoded by the coding sequence ATGCCTGCAGAAGCCCGAACTCAAAAGGTGCCGTTCTCTGTCCGCAAACGTGTGTTGTTAATGGGAACCAGTGTCGAAGTGGCCTCTCACCTGCAGCGAACTCTGCGTCGGAGCAAAGTTTTACAATTGCATGTCATTACTCAAAGTGCTGCTCTGGTGGCGACGCTGGCGGATGAAACTTTTGACTATGTCCTGGCTGATCTGACCCTGGGGTACGAAGCCATTTGGGACGATCTGTTGTACCTGCGCCAAAAACTCCCTGAAGTTCCGGTCGTGGGATTGCTCAATCATCCCACTCCGGCGCTTGAATCACGCGCCCGCCAGGAAGGAGTATTGACCTTTCTGACCCCTCCGTTTACCAGCCAGGCAATTCGAAAAACTCTGACCATTGCCACTGACCGGCTGTCAGACCATGTCGCTTTCCACCGAAGCCTGGCCTATATCGAGGCCAGTAGCCAGATTCATGCCTCTTTGAACCTCAAGGAAGTAGTTGAAGCTGTCGTGCGAGGGCTCACTCGCCTGACTCCTTGTCAAAAAATCCGCATTCTGCTCAGCGAAATTGACCTGGAAAAACCGGCGCTGGGTTTTGAAGCCACCTTTTCAGAACTGGGTCGCCCTACCATCCGACCATTGGACCGCGATGAAGCCTCGATTGAACTGGCAACGGCTTCGCTCCAGAAAGAAACGCTGTATCAGGAAAACATTTTGACGGTGCCGATCAGATGCGAAGAAGATCAGGTTGGATCCATGAGCCTGCGTCACCCGCGCAGCCTGCGCCTGAAAGACCATGAAATTCAGTTGATTGAGAATCTGGCCCGCCATCTGGCCATCGGGGTGCGCAATGCCCAGCGCTATGATGCCATGCACCACAGTCATAACCAGATTTTTCTGATCAATGAAGTTGGCCGCCAGGTTGCCAGTTGCCTCGAATTTGACACCATTCTGACGGATATCGTGGATCATGTCCGCCGGTACTTCAATTATGACATTGTCGCACTCTATCTCCCGATTCTGGCCGGACCACAAGGGCAAAATCACTATCTAGCCAGTCGAATTGGAAACGATGTTGTCATCCGGGCTTCAGTGCTCGATGGGGACCTGGGATTGATTCACTATGTGATGAATACCCAACAAACGGTGATTTGCCACGACCTCCATCGCCAAACCAACTGGAAGGGATATCACACCGGGTCGCGCTCAAAGCTGGTTTCACCGATCTGGATGGAGGGAAATATCGCCGGCACGCTTGAATTTGAAAGCCTTGACCCGCATGCCTTTGATTCGACTGACCGCCGCGTCGCTGAAGACATTGCGATGCAGATTTCAGTTGCCGTCCGCAATACGCGGCTTTATCACGATGCCCAGGCCGCTCGCGAATATTTGCAAACGGTGCTTGATGTTGCCGTTGATACGGCCATTATCTCGACCGACACCCAGGGCCACATTATTACCTTCAGCCGTGGCGCGGAGATTCTGTTTGGCCGAAGCACTGAGGAGATGGTTGGGAATCAGGTGGCACCGCTCTTTGATGAATCGAGTGCTAAGGCCACGATTGAAGAACTCTTCCGAACCCAGTCAGATGAACCGTGGGAATCGGATGTTCGGCTGGTGCGGCACAATGGTGAAACCTTTTTCGCCTATGTCACGGTCCGTCCGCTCCGGGCACGCCAGAGCCCTGGCTATTTGTTCCTCTTACTGGATATCACCCAACGGTTGAACTTGCAGGAGCGTCTCCACCGCCTGAGTATTACCGACGAACTCACTGGACTCTATAACAAGCGCTATTTCACAACGCTCCTCCCCCGGGAAATTTCCCGAAGCGAACGCCAGCGAAGCCCTCTGGTTTTGTGTTATTTCGATCTTGATGGATTTAAAAAGTTTAATGACAGTAAAGGACACGTGCAGGGTGATCTGTTACTGAAATGGATTGGTGGATTGGTCCAACAGGCCATTCGGCGCAATGTTGACCTGCCATTTCGGTACGGTGGCGATGAATTTGTCCTGATCCTGCCTGGCACCCGTGCCAAAGATGCCGCTCAGGTCGGGGAGCGCATCCGGGCAGCGGTTGAACGCCAGTATCACGGCGAAGTGACCGTCAGTTTTGGAGTTGCTGAATTTTGTGGTGAAACCGCCGATGAACTCACAACCAAAGCTGATCATATTATGTATCAGGCCAAACACGCTGGCGGGAATAAGGTGTGCGTGGCCGAAGACTGA